The following are from one region of the Streptomyces decoyicus genome:
- a CDS encoding carboxymuconolactone decarboxylase family protein gives MTNTAQINEAGTGNAENAENAGNAGKPANAAGSAHGASSARGTAPADGPVNRSPRVNFAQAAPKAFRALIGFDAAAREGLDPALVELVQIRSSQLNKCAYCLHMHTSDARKAGESEERLHMVAVWEEAAHFFTAKERAALALTEAVTLVAQGGVPDEVYDRAATHFDDAELARLLALIFTINTWNRLALSTGKVPGTDER, from the coding sequence ATGACGAATACAGCGCAGATCAACGAAGCGGGCACGGGGAACGCGGAGAACGCGGAGAACGCGGGGAACGCGGGGAAGCCGGCGAACGCGGCGGGCTCGGCGCACGGGGCGAGCTCGGCGAGGGGAACGGCCCCGGCGGACGGGCCGGTGAACCGCAGCCCCCGGGTCAACTTCGCCCAGGCCGCCCCGAAGGCCTTCAGGGCCCTGATCGGTTTCGATGCGGCCGCGCGCGAGGGACTCGACCCGGCCCTCGTGGAACTGGTCCAGATCCGTTCCTCGCAGCTCAACAAGTGCGCGTACTGCCTCCACATGCACACCTCCGACGCCCGCAAGGCGGGGGAGAGCGAGGAGCGGCTGCACATGGTCGCCGTCTGGGAAGAGGCGGCGCACTTCTTCACCGCGAAGGAACGGGCGGCGCTGGCGCTCACGGAGGCCGTGACGCTGGTCGCGCAGGGCGGCGTACCGGACGAGGTCTACGACCGCGCCGCCACCCACTTCGACGACGCCGAACTGGCCCGGCTGCTGGCCCTGATCTTCACGATCAACACCTGGAACCGGCTCGCCCTCAGCACGGGGAAGGTACCGGGGACGGACGAGCGGTGA
- a CDS encoding isocitrate lyase/PEP mutase family protein, with protein sequence MTTSHAHAQATAAAALRALHHGPELPLVLPGPWDAASAQVFAEAGFSALATPSAGIAASLGYEDGQTPADEMFAAVARIVRAVDIPVSADVEAGYGLSAKELVGRLAGAGAVGCNLEDTDHASGSLRDPLEQADWLAEVRAEAGDALVINARIDTYLHGAQGAEETVRRGRMYAAAGADCVYPILAPPPLLADLAAGIGIPVNAVVTPDGPSPRELGALGASRITFGPGLQQQAMAAVAGMAEQLREELGAER encoded by the coding sequence ATGACGACTTCCCATGCCCATGCCCAGGCCACTGCCGCCGCCGCGCTACGCGCCCTGCATCACGGGCCCGAGCTGCCCCTGGTCCTTCCCGGCCCGTGGGACGCGGCCAGCGCCCAGGTGTTCGCCGAGGCCGGGTTCTCCGCACTCGCCACGCCCAGTGCGGGTATCGCGGCCTCCCTCGGATACGAGGACGGACAGACGCCGGCCGACGAGATGTTCGCGGCCGTCGCCCGCATCGTGCGGGCCGTGGACATCCCGGTCTCGGCGGACGTGGAGGCCGGATACGGGCTGTCCGCCAAGGAGTTGGTGGGCCGGCTCGCGGGCGCCGGGGCGGTGGGCTGCAACCTGGAGGACACCGACCACGCCAGCGGCTCCCTGCGGGACCCGCTGGAACAGGCGGACTGGCTGGCGGAGGTACGCGCCGAGGCGGGCGACGCGCTGGTGATCAACGCCCGGATCGACACCTATCTGCACGGCGCCCAGGGTGCCGAGGAGACCGTACGCCGTGGCCGGATGTACGCGGCAGCGGGCGCCGACTGCGTCTACCCGATCCTCGCCCCGCCGCCCCTGCTGGCCGACCTGGCCGCCGGTATCGGCATCCCCGTCAACGCCGTGGTGACGCCGGACGGTCCTTCACCACGCGAACTCGGCGCTCTGGGCGCCTCCCGGATCACTTTCGGCCCTGGACTTCAACAGCAGGCGATGGCGGCGGTGGCAGGGATGGCGGAGCAACTGCGGGAGGAGCTCGGGGCGGAGCGCTGA
- a CDS encoding carboxymuconolactone decarboxylase family protein, with translation MTTQSAQTTQTAHTSQAAQATQTAAAAPGPAAHGHGPRLPWAKLAPEVYKAMIALDAAAKKGLEPALVELVKIRASQLNHCAFCIDMHIKDARKAGETEQRVYLLNAWEEATAFYSPKEQAALALTEAVTLLTEGFVPDAAYDRAAAHFDDAELAQLIALITTINAWNRFGVSTRMAPGQA, from the coding sequence ATGACGACACAGTCAGCACAGACGACACAGACGGCACATACCTCGCAGGCGGCTCAGGCGACGCAGACGGCGGCTGCGGCACCGGGACCCGCGGCGCACGGGCACGGCCCCCGGCTGCCCTGGGCCAAGCTCGCGCCGGAGGTCTACAAGGCCATGATCGCGCTGGACGCGGCGGCGAAGAAGGGCCTCGAACCGGCTCTGGTCGAGCTGGTGAAGATCCGGGCATCGCAGCTCAACCACTGCGCGTTCTGCATCGACATGCACATCAAGGACGCCCGCAAGGCCGGCGAGACCGAGCAGCGCGTCTACCTCCTCAATGCCTGGGAAGAGGCCACCGCCTTCTACTCCCCCAAGGAGCAGGCCGCCCTCGCCCTCACGGAGGCGGTCACGCTCCTGACCGAGGGTTTCGTTCCCGACGCCGCCTACGACCGCGCCGCCGCCCACTTCGACGACGCCGAGCTCGCCCAGCTGATCGCGCTGATCACCACCATCAACGCCTGGAACCGCTTCGGCGTGTCCACCCGCATGGCCCCGGGACAGGCATGA